In Drosophila simulans strain w501 chromosome X, Prin_Dsim_3.1, whole genome shotgun sequence, one DNA window encodes the following:
- the LOC6725884 gene encoding cytosolic carboxypeptidase Nna1 isoform X10, whose product MQKGVKDKENRNSAMAPEFCEVQQQPSKQNDGFLGSFLSKGLKTNQLVVNTDEKTLRPVARLKEPRDLFALPKDKDNDCSQQAPRWPVECQVIEERIIHIPYVPAVPEPLNAPTGNELKPRPVGEENGIVVFSYSPISAVNYEKPKAKKEDDESSDESDYSSDSRQDSTPPSRSTPMRLAGGGECAPGKLNSVSKMINNVDNRSTSASLDDNDDYYDDEYDTSGGYCGGSGEAKEKAIIKDLIEAKKKRYQEEAEVTPVGGGTARNSRAASRSEPSKDASDIDDIWKNNTSEYKPASPRYVLSQFGKNVTKAVIDRIVDHEDLVPPSGSQKVSNQFAVGPVKLPKTNMARLEVAFERSACQDRSKSRLKKEASGSRKRRASTSDEDSSSSSLGDEEEDEVNDSDSEAENKRSGVGLRRILGSYSARLAGGAEKYPCPGSGSVSDTETLVGDESRSRLAGSKGLHQQDLICSRNRQAHSRSPLRAVPHTHAATVAAAAAALARGRNRDKNGCLGGKDERNMGMGVGTTGTGSMGTRTPSPVGNNVFRLTKDQHIMLSSMTSQETTGTLISSTSTNQTTTTNSSQSFLCSDLPQAQFSRSAVGGARFMTNCHPMNPEEYDGLEFESRFESGNLAKAVQITPTYYELYLRPDLYTSRSKQWFYFRVRRTRRKMLYRFSIVNLVKSDSLYNDGMQPVMYSTLGAKEKSEGWRRCGDNICYYRNDDESASNSANEDDEDNSTYTLTFTIEFEHDDDTVFFAHSYPYTYSDLQDYLMEIQRHPVKSKFCKLRLLCRTLAGNNVYYLTVTAPSSNEENMRRKKSIVVSARVHPSETPASWMMKGLMDFITGDTTVAKRLRHKFIFKLVPMLNPDGVIVGNTRNSLTGKDLNRQYRTVIRETYPSIWYTKAMIRRLIEECGVAMYCDMHAHSRKHNIFIYGCENKRNPEKKLTEQVFPLMLHKNSADRFSFESCKFKIQRSKEGTGRIVVWMLGITNSYTIEASFGGSSLGSRKGTHFNTQDYEHMGRAFCETLLDYCDENPNKILNLLKQQDRLRSKIIERLMREGSSADEPLNIPLSDYSSDEGNCSSSSDNEGKHSITTSDLEGPCCAPTRAPPSSPEVIHEIRKFRMRRMRKVMHELDRIYFTPLFQRKFKTLTTLKRRRQKMGVKAAPSGKRLRGGGGPATPTPALAVQAASPFVETNNIQKLHTPRQLARNLPSNSDQPAGGQSSDSSDSMDSSQSESLQEPDASSGSTAASKEVTKKVKASGAGTKKTAKKKKFMPTEKKKPVVNQKLHVDRNFRLWLANRRIYIYRRKKSTQARRTKVKNKPTKKRGEVVRTTLDLPTTDPGSDLHFSTDDEEHSPTSGHNGYGAVPPLRHTLLQSDLQRRYIEEIGDTVVQKPKAAHMPPELIVTTPSKSGTPGGGKKLDVYKLTPRTAPELDTGIGMMQRQAGGTGTSARRTYSWHNLDQQEIPNGSGGGQGKANFYIGDSKPGIKTMTKPLPRRSVPSNFIPQRHGNAQTADDLQLKLSLKKKVWTGAHGDADGRPLAWYKGHSITTSQMANTTTTIRSAGGGAAGAGGAGAGAGGGGSGQNRNMFTSNGREQTAASGGIAMGVPPAFVGAPRRHRKLEQVDLFNACSQKLMLWQQQEEQRRSHPQQAQRLLKVEDPPPHSRDRERERDREQQPFKPMHMVRKSTGTTSQAKVIQALVAAESGGKVKRKSSSMMKIAETTQLVTRFARNRNSAGGSTAQQQPQQQQSQHMHHQHKRMLFKGQGGVGAMGARMHSAGVMGQMQGNGGGRAPNKFKTGGLVITAVQQPTNMTGGSSRRMRNAAGLQAKGSNGALGSSSGQMQYQRSNASVQANKSATEISLDTVSLVRKVKTKLKKRKSRTLSTGAPK is encoded by the exons ATGCAGAAGGGCGTCAAGGACAAGGAGAACCGGAATTCGGCGATGGCTCCGGAGTTCTGTGAGGTCCAACAGCAGCCATCCAAGCAAAACGATG GCTTCCTTGGCAGTTTCCTATCGAAGGGCCTGAAGACCAATCAGCTGGTTGTGAATACGGATGAGAAGACCCTGCGACCAGTTGCACGTCTGAAGGAACCGCGCGATCTCTTCGCCCTGCCGAAGGACAAGGACAATGACTGCTCACAGCAGGCCCCCAGATGGCCGGTGGAATGCCAG GTCATCGAGGAGCGCATCATACACATTCCGTACGTGCCCGCTGTGCCGGAGCCGCTCAATGCTCCGACGGGAAACGAGCTGAAACCGCGTCCCGTGGGCGAGGAGAACGGCATTGTGGTGTTCAGCTACAGTCCAATTAGTGCCGTGAACTAT GAAAAGCCCAAGGCGAAGAAGGAGGACGATGAGTCCAGCGACGAATCGGACTATTCCTCGGACTCCCGCCAGGATTCGACGCCTCCGAGCCGTTCCACGCCCATGCGTCTGGCCGGCGGCGGTGAATGTGCACCTGGCAAACTGAACAGCGTGTCCAAGATGATCAACAATGTGGACAATCGGTCCACCAGTGCGTCCCTAGACGACAACGATGACTACTACGATGATGAGTACGATACGTCCGGCGGTTATTGTGGAGGAAGCGGTGAGGCCAAGGAGAAGGCCATCATTAAGGATCTCATCGAGGCGAAGAAGAAGCGCTACCAGGAGGAGGCCGAGGTCACGCCCGTAGGTGGTGGCACAGCCCGAAATTCGAGAGCTGCCAGCCGTTCGGAACCCAGCAAGGATGCCAGCGATATCGACGATATCTGGAAGAACAACACCAGCGAATATAAGCCTGCCTCGCCGCGCTACGTGCTCAGCCAGTTTGGAAAGAATGTGACCAAGGCGGTGATCGACCGGATCGTGGATCACGAAGATCTCGTCCCGCCATCGGGATCCCAAAAGGTATCGAACCAGTTCGCCGTAGGCCCCGTCAAGTTGCCCAAGACAAACATGGCCCGCTTAGAGGTGGCCTTCGAGCGAAGTGCCTGCCAAGATCGATCCAAATCGCGTTTAAAGAAGGAAGCGAGTGGCAGTCGTAAGCGTAGGGCAAGCACCTCTGACGAGGACTCCAGTAGCTCTAGTTTGGGTGACGAAGAAGAGGATGAGGTGAATGATTCCGATTCGGAAGCAGAGAATAAGAGAAGTGGCGTGGGCTTGCGCAGAATCTTGGGAAGCTATTCGGCCCGGCTCGCTGGTGGCGCCGAAAAGTATCCTTGTCCCGGTTCCGGATCCGTTTCGGATACCGAAACTTTGGTGGGAGACGAGAGCAGGAGCAGGCTGGCTGGCT CTAAAGGCCTGCATCAGCAAGACCTTATTTGCTCTAGGAATCGGCAGGCGCATTCGCGATCCCCCCTACGAGCGGTACCCCACACCCATGCGGCCacagtggcggcggcggcagcggcgctCGCCAGGGGACGCAACCGCGACAAGAACGGTTGTCTGGGTGGCAAGGACGAAAGGAACATGGGCATGGGAGTGGGAACAACTGGCACAGGCTCGATGGGCACTCGCACCCCCTCACCCGTCGGCAACAACGTCTTCCGGCTGACCAAGGATCAGCATATAATGCTGAGTTCAATGACCAGCCAGGAGACGACCGGCACTTTAATCTCGTCGACAAGTACTAACCAGACGACGACCACCAACTCGTCGCAATCGTTTCTTTGCTCCGATTTACCCCAAGCGCAGTTTAGCCGTTCGGCCGTCGGTGGTGCCCGCTTCATGACCAATTGCCATCCCATGAATCCGGAGGAGTACGACGGACTGGAGTTTGAATCGCGCTTCGAGAGCGGCAACCTGGCCAAGGCGGTCCAAATCACGCCCACCTACTACGAGCTCTACCTGCGACCCGATCTCTATACCAGCCGGTCCAAGCAATGGTTCTACTTCCGAGTGCGACGCACCAGGCGCAAGATGCTCTACCGCTTCTCCATTGTCAATCTGGTGAAGTCGGACAGTCTCTACAACGACGGTATGCAGCCGGTCATGTACTCCACGCTGGGCGCCAAGGAGAAGAGCGAAGGCTGGCGCAGATGCGGGGACAACATCTGCTACTATCGGAACGATGATGA AAGTGCCAGCAATAGCGCCaacgaggacgacgaggacaaCTCCACATACACGCTGACCTTCACCATTGAGTTCGAGCACGACGACGATACGGTGTTCTTTGCGCACAGCTATCCGTACACCTATAGCGACCTGCAGGACTACCTCATGGAGATCCAGCGCCATCCGGTCAAGTCAAAGTTCTGCAAGCTGCGCCTGCTCTGCCGCACCTTGGCTGGCAATAATGTCTACTACCTGACGGTGACGGCGCCCTCCTCCAACGAGGAGAACATGCGG CGCAAGAAATCGATTGTGGTGTCGGCACGTGTGCATCCCAGCGAGACGCCAGCCTCGTGGATGATGAAGGGTCTGATGGACTTCATCACCGGGGACACCACAGTGGCCAAGCGGCTGCGGCACAAgttcattttcaaattggtGCCCATGCTTAATCCGGACGGAGTCATTGTGGGCAATACCCGTAACTCGCTGACCGGCAAGGACCTGAACCGCCAGTACCGAACGGTAATACGCGAGACATATCCATCTATTTGGTATACCAAAGCCATGATTAGAAG ACTGATTGAGGAATGCGGCGTGGCCATGTACTGTGATATGCACGCTCACTCACGCAAGCACAACATATTCATATATGGCTGTGAGAACAAACGCAACCCGGAGAAGAAGTTAACCGAGCAGGTCTTTCCGCTGATGCTGCACAAGAACAGTGCGGATCGG TTCTCCTTCGAGAGCTGCAAGTTTAAGATACAGCGCAGCAAGGAGGGCACCGGACGTATCGTGGTCTGGATGCTGGGCATCACCAACAGCTATACGATCGAGGCCTCCTTTGGCGGCTCCTCGCTGGGATCGCGCAAGGGGACGCACTTTAACACGCAG GATTACGAGCACATGGGACGAGCATTTTGTGAGACACTTTTGGACTACTGCGATGAGAATCCGAACAAA attttaaatttactcaAACAACAGGACAGGCTACGATCAAAAATTATCGAAAGACTGATGCGAGAAGGCTCTAGTGCCGACGAACCATTGAATATACCCCTGTCAGATTACTCAAG CGACGAGGGcaactgcagctccagctcggATAATGAGGGTAAACACTCGATAACAACGTCCGATCTGGAGGGACCATGTTGTGCTCCCACCCGAGCACCGCCCAGTTCACCTGAGGTCATACACGAAATTCGCAAG TTTCGCATGCGACGCATGCGCAAGGTGATGCACGAGCTGGACAGGATCTATTTTACGCCCCTGTTCCAGCGCAAATTCAAAACACTAACGACCTTGAAGAGGAGGCGTCAGAAAATGGGTGTCAAGGCGGCTCCAAGTGGAAAACGCCTTCGTGGAGGCGGTGGTCCTGCCACACCCACGCCCGCACTGGCCGTCCAAGCGGCATCTCCATTTGTAGAGACCAACAATATCCAGAAATTGCATACGCCTAGACAATTGGCCAGGAATTTGCCATCCAATAGTGATCAACCGGCTGGAGGCCAGAGTTCCGACAGTTCGGACAGCATGGATTCCTCGCAATCGGAATCGCTACAGGAACCGGATGCTTCAAGTGGTAGCACCGCAGCAAGTAAAGAGGTCACAAAGAAGGTGAAGGCTAGTGGTGCTGGCACCAAGAAGACggccaaaaagaagaagtTCATGCCCACGGAGAAGAAGAAACCGGTGGTCAATCAGAAACTGCACGTTGATCGCAATTTCCGGCTGTGGCTGGCCAATAGGCGCATCTACATCTATCGTCGTAAGAAG TCCACGCAGGCGCGTCGCACTAAGGTTAAGAATAAGCCTACAAAGAAACGTGGCGAGGTGGTGCGCACCACCCTGGACCTGCCCACAACGGATCCGGGCTCGGATCTGCACTTCTCCACCGACGACGAGGAGCACTCGCCGACGTCCGGACATAATGGTTACGGTGCAGTGCCTCCGCTCCGACACACGCTGCTCCAGAGCGATCTGCAGAGGCGGTACATCGAGGAAATTGGCGATACGGTGGTGCAGAAACCAAAAGCGGCGCACATGCCGCCGGAACTGATTGTGACCACACCTTCGAAGAGCGGCACTCCGGGCGGTGGGAAAAAACTGGATGTCTACAAGCTGACGCCTCGAACTGCCCCAGAATTGGACACGGGTATTGGCATGATGCAACGACAGGCCGGAGGAACTGGCACATCCGCCAGACGAACCTATTCGTGGCACAATCTCGATCAGCAGGAGATTCCCAATGGCAGCGGCGGTGGTCAGGGCAAGGCCAACTTTTACATAGGCGATTCCAAGCCAGGAATAAAGACGATGACAAAACCGCTCCCCAGAAG GAGTGTCCCGAGCAACTTCATTCCCCAGAGACATGGCAATGCGCAAACGGCCGATGACCTGCAGCTCAAGCTTTCGCTGAAGAAGAAAGTCTGGACTGGTGCGCACGGGGATGCTGATGGTCGTCCTCTGGCCTGGTACAAGGGTCACTCGATAACAACATCCCAAATGGCCAACACTACAACGACCATACGAAGTGCAGGCGGTGGtgctgcaggagcaggaggagctggagctggagcgggTGGAGGTGGCAGTGGTCAGAACCGAAACATGTTCACCTCCAATGGCAGGGAGCAGACAGCTGCTTCTGGTGGCATCGCCATGGGTGTACCACCCGCCTTTGTGGGAGCACCACGAAGACACAGAAAACTGGAGCAAGTTGATCTATTCAA TGCCTGTTCTCAGAAGCTGATGCTGTGGCAGCAACAAGAGGAGCAAAGGCGCTCCCATCCGCAACAGGCGCAGCGCCTACTAAAGGTGGAGGATCCTCCGCCACATTCAAGGGACCGGGAACGCGAACGTGACCGGGAGCAGCAGCCCTTCAAGCCCATGCACATGGTGAGAAAGTCAACGGGTACGACCAGCCAGGCCAAAGTCATCCAGGCTTTGGTGGCAGCCGAGTCCGGCGGTAAGGTGAAACGCAAGTCTAGTAGCATGATGAAGATAGCAGAGACCACGCAGCTGGTGACTCGATTTGCCCGGAATCGCAACAGCGCCGGAGGATCGacagcacagcagcagccgcagcagcagcagtcacaACATATGCACCACCAGCACAAGCGGATGTTGTTCAAGGGCCAAGGCGGAGTGGGAGCTATGGGCGCACGGATGCACTCTGCCGGCGTGATGGGTCAAATGCAGGGCAACGGCGGAGGACGTGCGCCCAACAAATTCAAGACCGGCGGACTGGTGATCACCGCCGTGCAGCAACCGACCAATATGACCGGTGGAAGCTCCAGGCGGATGAGAAACGCAGCCGGATTGCAGGCCAAGGGCAGCAATGGCGCCTTGGGTTCATCCTCCGGTCAAATGCAATACCAGCGCAGCAATGCCAGTGTCCAGGCCAACAAGTCCGCAACAGAAATCTCCCTGGACACCGTCAGTCTGGTGCGGAAGGTGAAGACCAAGCTGAAGAAGCGCAAATCCCGCACTTTGTCAACAGGAGCACCGAAATAA